The proteins below come from a single Candidatus Cloacimonadota bacterium genomic window:
- a CDS encoding metal-sensitive transcriptional regulator has product MEHKCEVCEVKHAHHSEEFKKGMKNRLNRIEGQIRGINRMIQEDVYCDDILNQMAAVQRALISSGEVLLDAHIKSCIVEQIQDGKLEAVDELMETIKKLIR; this is encoded by the coding sequence ATGGAACATAAATGTGAAGTTTGCGAAGTAAAACATGCACATCATTCCGAGGAATTTAAAAAAGGAATGAAAAACCGGTTGAACCGTATAGAAGGACAAATTCGCGGCATCAATCGCATGATTCAGGAAGATGTATATTGCGATGATATTTTAAATCAAATGGCTGCTGTTCAACGTGCCTTGATTTCTTCTGGAGAGGTACTTTTGGACGCTCACATTAAATCTTGTATTGTAGAACAGATCCAGGATGGAAAACTGGAAGCTGTTGATGAATTGATGGAAACTATAAAAAAATTAATAAGGTAG
- a CDS encoding SO_0444 family Cu/Zn efflux transporter, with protein MILNLLNEIFRTYLEIAPYLFIGLFFAGLLHVVFKKDFVAKHLGENDFLATIKASILGVPLPLCSCGVIPTALYLRRQNASKGSTLSFLISTPQTGVDSIIATYGMMGPVFAIFRPLAAFVMGITGGALTNILTRNDEDKIVEPKNVCTDCATDKPEPKSFWKKIMSGFNYAFKDFLDDIAIQLIVGVILAGVISFAIPDNFFEQFGGNGIVGMLIMIAFGIPLYVCATASIPIAVSLMLKGISPGAAFVFLVVGPATNAATIALIGNALGKKMVAIYLSVISVFAIGFGFLLNWIFDIFGNIENFNMMHHEHGIPWYLTVLMVLFSIFLLASLFRKIFPRKKLKIPKLEVNVNKQTFKIEGMTCNHCVMNVKNAIESVESVEIVEVSLPGKNAVVEGNFDAAKVKEAIEKAGYKVV; from the coding sequence ATGATTTTAAATTTATTAAACGAGATTTTCAGAACTTATCTAGAAATTGCTCCGTATTTATTTATCGGGCTTTTCTTTGCGGGTTTATTGCATGTAGTATTTAAAAAAGATTTTGTAGCAAAACATCTGGGGGAAAATGATTTTCTGGCAACGATCAAGGCTTCAATACTGGGAGTTCCGTTGCCGTTATGTTCTTGTGGCGTAATACCTACGGCTCTTTATCTTAGAAGGCAAAATGCATCCAAAGGTTCTACGCTTTCATTTTTGATTTCAACTCCTCAAACCGGAGTGGACAGCATAATTGCAACCTATGGAATGATGGGACCGGTTTTTGCGATTTTCCGACCTCTGGCAGCTTTTGTGATGGGAATTACAGGTGGTGCTCTTACAAATATTTTAACGAGAAATGATGAAGATAAAATTGTAGAACCAAAAAACGTTTGTACGGATTGTGCAACTGATAAACCAGAACCAAAATCTTTTTGGAAGAAGATAATGAGCGGCTTCAATTATGCCTTCAAAGATTTTCTGGATGATATAGCTATACAATTGATTGTTGGTGTGATTTTGGCTGGTGTAATTTCTTTTGCAATTCCCGATAATTTCTTCGAGCAATTCGGAGGAAATGGAATTGTGGGAATGCTGATCATGATTGCCTTTGGAATTCCGCTTTATGTTTGTGCCACCGCTTCCATTCCGATCGCAGTTTCGCTGATGTTGAAAGGAATTTCACCTGGAGCAGCTTTTGTCTTCCTGGTAGTAGGCCCGGCAACCAACGCTGCCACCATAGCTCTAATTGGAAATGCTCTTGGTAAAAAGATGGTAGCGATATATCTTTCTGTGATCTCCGTTTTCGCAATTGGTTTTGGCTTTTTATTAAACTGGATTTTTGATATTTTTGGAAATATTGAAAATTTCAATATGATGCATCATGAACATGGAATTCCCTGGTATCTAACTGTTTTAATGGTGCTGTTTTCCATTTTCCTACTCGCATCATTATTTAGGAAGATCTTTCCCAGAAAGAAGTTAAAAATTCCGAAATTGGAGGTGAATGTGAATAAGCAGACTTTCAAGATTGAAGGTATGACTTGCAACCATTGCGTGATGAACGTAAAAAACGCAATTGAATCGGTAGAAAGTGTAGAGATAGTAGAAGTTTCACTTCCCGGCAAAAACGCAGTTGTAGAAGGTAACTTCGACGCTGCCAAAGTGAAAGAAGCTATCGAAAAAGCTGGCTATAAAGTAGTATAA
- a CDS encoding CRTAC1 family protein, with translation MKKFGYFMIFLLILSCAQNTLKEKHHKSYQELIDIWESAESDTLTLESAENHLIKYYPESEKVFELANEEFYDRLYPIWRDDSLKVKVITELLEKYPKTNWRRTMFQYLFYSLNELGRTGTLYSVLADFRVAFPNDYLPFASTARYYSKNDHELQTAEIFAEKAFRISFNYPKLDHYPPMQWEMEQRSASVNAAVIWAETLIKNGKYQVAINKLMKIIEDNKLGIDDETTLGGCYYYLAEAYKKLDKQEAAVDAAINSLKAGDSRNYYTPKADSLLQEMIGYMDLSEPEYLDFCRKRSGYNDVEFSDITEKTGLEGIKAGRVAWADFDDDGFADLLLNGCRLFHNENGKKFKEITSEVFNDTIKANGGLWGDFDNDADLDIITKDQEGVWLQNEGVFEKVSGPNSIQNNKFSTEGLGIGDINNDGWLDAYFANYENRNESGSEYEEDQLFKGIGDGLFYDVTERADILPIDGENRAGRGVNMGDFDNDGDLDIFVSNYRLQENFLWQNDGTGHFENAALEKDVAGIEIEDWWGHTIGSEWGDLDNDSDLDLFCANLAHPRYIDFSNMSMVYLNSGAPDYTFSDNRRTAGIRFEETHSEPCLADFNNDGFLDVYINCIYEKRRSFLYMSNRDGTYREVTFLAGVRHFNGWGVAAADFDNDGDLDLLAAGGTIQLFRNDTKKNNWLKVKVIGKDHVDAIGTRLELSNKNINLIREIQGGKGTTNQHDLVQHFGLGYQKAPFKFHIRFPNGEKRIILIKEVNRLIKVVQ, from the coding sequence ATGAAGAAGTTTGGATATTTTATGATTTTTTTATTAATTCTAAGTTGTGCGCAAAATACATTAAAAGAAAAACATCACAAAAGCTACCAGGAACTTATTGATATCTGGGAATCCGCAGAAAGTGATACGCTGACGCTTGAATCTGCCGAGAATCATCTTATAAAATATTATCCGGAATCGGAAAAGGTTTTCGAGCTGGCAAATGAAGAGTTTTACGACCGTCTTTATCCGATCTGGCGAGATGATTCACTCAAAGTGAAAGTTATAACCGAACTCCTGGAAAAATATCCCAAAACAAACTGGCGCAGAACAATGTTTCAATATTTGTTTTATTCCTTAAATGAGCTGGGAAGGACAGGCACACTTTATAGTGTCCTTGCTGATTTTCGCGTGGCTTTTCCAAACGATTATTTACCATTTGCCAGTACAGCCAGATATTACAGCAAAAATGATCATGAACTGCAAACTGCAGAAATATTTGCTGAGAAAGCCTTCAGAATTTCATTTAATTATCCAAAATTGGATCACTATCCACCCATGCAATGGGAAATGGAACAGCGTTCTGCCAGTGTGAACGCAGCAGTTATCTGGGCAGAAACCTTAATAAAGAACGGCAAATATCAAGTTGCTATTAATAAACTTATGAAAATAATTGAAGATAATAAACTTGGCATCGATGATGAGACGACTCTAGGTGGATGTTATTACTATCTGGCAGAAGCTTATAAAAAGCTGGATAAGCAGGAAGCTGCTGTTGATGCTGCTATAAATTCTTTAAAAGCAGGAGATTCAAGAAATTATTACACTCCCAAAGCTGATTCACTTTTGCAGGAAATGATCGGTTACATGGATTTGAGTGAACCGGAATATCTGGATTTCTGTCGTAAAAGATCTGGATACAATGATGTGGAATTTTCTGACATAACTGAAAAAACAGGTTTAGAAGGAATTAAAGCAGGAAGAGTAGCCTGGGCAGATTTTGACGATGATGGTTTTGCTGATCTGCTTTTGAATGGTTGCAGACTTTTCCATAATGAAAATGGCAAGAAATTCAAAGAAATAACATCAGAAGTTTTTAATGATACCATAAAAGCCAATGGCGGACTTTGGGGAGATTTTGATAATGATGCAGATCTGGATATTATCACCAAAGACCAGGAAGGTGTCTGGCTGCAAAATGAAGGAGTTTTTGAAAAAGTATCAGGACCAAATTCAATTCAGAATAATAAGTTTTCTACCGAAGGTTTGGGAATCGGAGATATAAATAACGATGGCTGGTTGGATGCCTATTTTGCAAATTACGAGAACAGGAATGAATCCGGATCGGAATATGAAGAGGATCAGCTTTTCAAAGGAATTGGAGACGGCTTGTTTTACGATGTGACAGAACGTGCTGATATTTTGCCGATTGATGGAGAAAACCGAGCAGGCCGCGGTGTGAATATGGGAGATTTTGATAACGATGGAGATCTGGATATTTTCGTTTCCAATTATCGTTTGCAGGAAAATTTCCTGTGGCAGAATGATGGAACCGGGCATTTCGAAAATGCAGCTTTGGAAAAAGATGTTGCCGGAATCGAGATTGAAGATTGGTGGGGACACACGATCGGTAGTGAGTGGGGAGATTTGGATAATGATAGCGATCTGGATCTTTTCTGTGCAAATCTGGCTCATCCGCGCTACATAGATTTTTCTAATATGAGTATGGTTTATCTAAATTCAGGAGCACCGGATTATACTTTTTCTGATAATCGTAGAACTGCCGGCATCAGATTTGAAGAAACACATTCTGAACCTTGCCTGGCAGATTTCAATAATGATGGATTTCTGGATGTTTACATCAATTGCATTTATGAAAAAAGACGTTCTTTTTTGTATATGAGCAATCGTGATGGAACATACAGAGAAGTTACTTTTTTAGCTGGAGTCAGGCATTTTAATGGTTGGGGAGTTGCAGCTGCCGATTTTGATAACGATGGAGATCTTGATCTTCTGGCTGCTGGTGGCACAATTCAACTTTTCCGAAATGACACAAAGAAAAATAATTGGTTGAAAGTAAAAGTGATCGGCAAAGATCATGTTGATGCTATAGGAACCAGGCTGGAGCTTTCCAACAAAAATATAAATTTGATCAGGGAAATCCAAGGTGGAAAAGGAACAACAAATCAGCACGATCTGGTGCAGCATTTTGGTCTGGGTTATCAAAAAGCACCTTTCAAATTTCATATTAGATTTCCCAATGGAGAAAAAAGAATTATCTTAATTAAAGAAGTGAATAGATTGATAAAAGTGGTGCAATAA
- a CDS encoding agmatine deiminase family protein yields MIAEWEPAIGTLIRWPLGIPSELVVELAEDDSLYILVENSTEEQQARAAFASWNVNMEHCSFIFADTYSHWTRDWGPQCLFDGDGQIGILDPIFDGYPWVPATSRDWSEDDAVNAAFADQMNWNNYQLPAYLTGGNVMYDGYNSAFSSQQMLDENLPILSNNEFFDLMQQYAGIETYNIISNFENLGIQHIDCIAKLLDEETVLIKEVDIWHPEYNMVEQVAAEFENFTTCFDRPYNIIRIYCDYYLGNDVAAYTNSLILNKKVLVPLFGIASDDEAIATYEAAMPGYEIIGIPYSEWYYYDALHCRTMGIFDPDMIRIEHKPYIDTIISNQDYPIACKIVDYSQQGLIDSELKLFWKTASQTEWNSILLQETAIDSFSANIPHQPQGTEIQYYISASSNSGKTALHPIAASDDFHNFICQNSVQSGNTLIESEFEMTVFPNPFNPSTTIEFSLTTEIMENTELEIYNLRGQKVKTLSVSPSQSLKASILWNGTDDNNQPVSSGVYFVKLQAGDFSVTKKCLLMK; encoded by the coding sequence ATGATAGCTGAATGGGAACCGGCAATCGGAACTCTTATTCGCTGGCCTCTGGGAATTCCTTCAGAACTCGTGGTGGAATTAGCTGAAGATGATTCTCTTTATATTCTGGTAGAAAATTCTACAGAAGAACAGCAGGCTCGTGCTGCTTTTGCAAGTTGGAATGTAAATATGGAGCATTGCAGTTTTATTTTTGCAGATACATATTCACATTGGACGCGAGATTGGGGACCACAATGTTTATTCGATGGAGATGGACAAATCGGAATCCTTGATCCAATTTTTGATGGTTATCCCTGGGTGCCGGCAACAAGTCGAGATTGGAGTGAAGATGATGCTGTAAATGCTGCTTTCGCAGATCAAATGAATTGGAATAATTATCAACTTCCTGCCTATCTTACGGGTGGCAATGTGATGTATGATGGTTATAATTCTGCTTTTTCCAGTCAACAGATGCTGGATGAAAATCTGCCTATTCTTTCCAATAATGAATTCTTCGATTTGATGCAGCAATATGCGGGAATCGAAACTTACAATATAATCAGCAATTTCGAAAATCTGGGAATTCAACACATAGATTGCATTGCCAAGCTTTTGGATGAAGAAACAGTGCTGATTAAAGAAGTTGATATCTGGCATCCGGAATACAATATGGTTGAGCAAGTTGCAGCTGAATTTGAGAATTTCACAACTTGTTTTGATCGTCCTTATAATATCATTCGCATATATTGTGATTATTATCTGGGAAATGATGTAGCTGCTTATACAAACTCTCTGATCTTGAATAAAAAGGTTCTGGTTCCGCTTTTTGGAATTGCTTCTGATGATGAAGCAATTGCAACTTATGAAGCTGCCATGCCGGGCTATGAAATTATTGGCATTCCCTATTCGGAATGGTATTATTACGATGCTCTGCATTGCCGAACGATGGGTATTTTTGATCCTGATATGATCAGGATAGAACACAAACCATATATTGATACTATTATTTCAAACCAGGATTATCCAATTGCCTGTAAAATAGTTGATTACAGTCAGCAAGGTTTGATCGATTCGGAATTAAAACTCTTCTGGAAAACAGCTTCACAAACAGAATGGAATTCCATTTTACTTCAGGAAACCGCTATAGATTCTTTTTCTGCAAACATTCCTCATCAACCGCAGGGAACTGAAATCCAATATTACATTTCTGCTAGCAGTAACAGTGGAAAAACTGCTCTACACCCCATTGCTGCTTCTGATGATTTTCACAATTTTATCTGCCAGAATTCAGTTCAAAGTGGCAATACTTTAATTGAATCAGAATTTGAAATGACTGTTTTTCCCAATCCTTTCAATCCCAGCACAACGATTGAGTTTTCTCTCACCACAGAGATCATGGAGAACACAGAGCTGGAAATCTATAATTTGAGAGGACAGAAAGTGAAAACTCTCTCTGTCTCCCCCTCTCAAAGTCTCAAAGCCTCAATCCTTTGGAATGGAACTGATGATAACAACCAGCCAGTTTCCAGTGGAGTTTATTTTGTGAAATTGCAGGCAGGAGATTTTTCCGTTACTAAGAAATGCCTATTGATGAAATAG